One segment of Streptomyces sp. NBC_00576 DNA contains the following:
- a CDS encoding aminotransferase yields the protein MTHHQPRTVDFFTREALAAPQVTPDQARRIAAASFGITARTESLGSQQDANFLLLQDDGTPAAVLKIANPAFSATEIDAQDTAADLIAAAHPDLRLATVLRTPDGAPQTATVHTDGGPATARLLRYLHGGTLSGPRHLSPPTVAAMGRVAGRVSTALHAFHHPGLERVLQWDLRYADRVVGLLLEHIPEAARRTAVLAATAEAWTEVGKVGDQLPRQAVHLDLTDDNLVRSPDSRLPLPDGIIDFGDVTASWAVGELAVTLSSMLHHDGMEPHQVLPAVRAFHEVRPLSAEEAAALWPLTVLRAATLVVSGRHQAAVDADNAYVLANLDQEWRIFEQATAVPSAVMTGLINETLGLAERRRTPAPPPVKPLVAGPTLDDVAILDLSTEAETMDHGAWLEENTADRIAASLLAQGTDAVATEYAQAQLSAATVLSHSSPATIATGIDLWLLRPTVLQAPCDGELLHAGPGHAVLTCRPHVLHLSFTDAVQPSLPAGTSIRAGDQLVSLPAGAHVHVSLRQPAAPAVPALVRPEYAAGWLALTADPSPLIGAPATGTPAQPDLLARRDAAFATVQEHYYDNPPRIERGWRHHLLSTDGRSYLDVVNNVTPLGHAHPRVEQAVSRQLRRLNTNSRFHYAAVVEFTERLAALLPDPLDTVFLVNSGSEAVDLAIRLAVGATGHPDVLALREAYHGWTYASDAVSTSVADNPNALATRPSWVHTVDSPNSYRGHHRGEKASAYAPEAVQAIDDLAAAGRPPGAFISESYYGNAGGVALPDGYLDQVYKAVRRHGGLAVADEIQVGYGRLGTWFWGFEQQQVVPDIVCVAKAMGNGHPLGAVITSKAIAARYRDQGYFFSSTGGSPVSSIAGLTVLDTLRDEDLQGNAVRNGLRLKSRLQTLAHRHRVIGAVHGSGLYLGVELVRDRATLEPATEETGEICDRMLELGVIVQPTGDHLNILKIKPPLCIDSTAVDFFTDTFDRALTELGHHDGSDHAH from the coding sequence ATGACGCACCATCAGCCACGCACCGTCGACTTCTTCACCCGCGAGGCCCTCGCCGCCCCTCAGGTGACACCGGACCAGGCCCGGCGCATCGCGGCCGCGAGCTTCGGGATCACCGCGCGCACCGAGTCGCTGGGCAGCCAGCAGGACGCCAACTTCCTGCTGCTTCAGGACGACGGAACGCCCGCCGCGGTCCTCAAGATCGCGAACCCGGCGTTCAGCGCCACCGAGATCGACGCCCAGGACACCGCCGCCGACCTGATCGCCGCCGCCCACCCGGACCTGCGCCTGGCCACGGTCCTGCGTACGCCGGACGGCGCCCCGCAGACCGCCACCGTGCACACCGACGGCGGCCCGGCGACTGCGCGGTTGCTGCGCTATCTGCACGGCGGGACCCTGTCGGGGCCGCGCCACCTCTCCCCGCCCACGGTCGCCGCCATGGGACGCGTCGCCGGCCGTGTCAGCACCGCGCTGCACGCCTTCCACCATCCCGGGCTGGAGCGTGTGCTGCAGTGGGACCTGCGGTACGCCGACCGCGTCGTCGGCCTGCTCCTGGAGCACATCCCGGAAGCGGCGCGCCGCACCGCTGTCCTGGCGGCGACGGCCGAGGCGTGGACAGAGGTGGGGAAGGTCGGTGACCAGCTCCCGCGGCAGGCCGTGCACCTGGACCTCACCGACGACAACCTGGTCCGCTCACCCGACAGTCGTCTCCCCCTGCCCGACGGGATCATCGACTTCGGGGACGTGACGGCGAGTTGGGCGGTGGGTGAACTCGCGGTGACCCTGTCCTCGATGCTGCACCACGACGGCATGGAACCCCACCAGGTGCTGCCCGCCGTCCGCGCCTTTCACGAGGTCCGCCCGCTGTCCGCCGAGGAGGCTGCGGCCCTGTGGCCGCTCACCGTGCTCCGGGCCGCCACCCTCGTCGTGAGCGGTCGGCACCAGGCCGCGGTCGACGCGGACAACGCCTATGTGCTCGCCAATCTCGACCAGGAGTGGCGGATCTTCGAGCAGGCCACCGCCGTGCCGTCCGCGGTGATGACCGGCCTCATCAACGAGACCCTCGGCCTGGCCGAGCGCCGCCGGACTCCCGCCCCGCCGCCGGTCAAACCCCTGGTGGCAGGGCCGACACTCGACGATGTCGCCATCCTCGACCTCTCCACCGAGGCCGAGACAATGGACCACGGAGCCTGGCTGGAGGAGAACACCGCGGACCGCATCGCCGCCTCTCTCCTCGCCCAGGGCACTGATGCGGTGGCCACCGAGTACGCCCAGGCACAGCTCAGCGCAGCCACGGTGCTGTCCCACAGCTCACCCGCGACCATCGCCACCGGCATCGACCTCTGGCTCCTGCGGCCGACCGTCCTGCAGGCGCCCTGCGACGGCGAACTGCTGCACGCCGGACCCGGCCACGCGGTACTGACCTGCCGGCCGCACGTACTCCACCTGAGCTTCACCGACGCCGTTCAGCCCAGCCTGCCCGCAGGAACATCGATACGCGCAGGCGACCAGCTGGTCTCCCTGCCCGCGGGCGCACACGTCCACGTCTCCCTGCGCCAGCCCGCCGCCCCGGCCGTTCCGGCGCTGGTCAGGCCCGAGTACGCAGCCGGCTGGCTCGCACTCACCGCCGATCCCTCCCCGCTCATCGGCGCGCCCGCCACCGGCACCCCGGCGCAGCCGGACCTGCTCGCCCGACGCGACGCCGCCTTCGCCACCGTCCAGGAGCACTACTACGACAACCCGCCCCGCATCGAACGCGGTTGGCGGCACCACCTGCTGTCCACCGACGGACGGTCCTACCTGGACGTGGTCAACAACGTCACCCCCCTCGGCCACGCACACCCCCGCGTGGAACAGGCGGTCTCACGGCAGTTGCGCAGGCTCAACACCAACTCGCGCTTCCACTACGCGGCCGTCGTGGAGTTCACCGAACGGCTGGCCGCGCTGCTGCCCGACCCACTGGACACCGTCTTCCTCGTCAACTCCGGCTCCGAAGCGGTCGACCTGGCGATCCGCCTGGCCGTCGGCGCCACCGGTCACCCGGATGTCCTCGCCCTCCGTGAGGCGTACCACGGCTGGACCTACGCCTCCGACGCCGTCTCCACCTCCGTCGCCGACAACCCCAACGCCCTTGCCACCCGGCCGAGTTGGGTCCACACGGTGGACTCGCCCAACTCCTACCGGGGACACCACCGCGGCGAGAAGGCGTCCGCCTACGCGCCCGAGGCCGTCCAGGCCATCGACGACCTCGCCGCAGCGGGCCGGCCGCCGGGCGCCTTCATCAGCGAGTCCTACTACGGCAACGCGGGCGGCGTCGCCCTGCCCGACGGATACCTGGACCAGGTGTACAAGGCGGTGCGCCGCCACGGCGGCCTGGCCGTCGCCGACGAGATCCAAGTCGGCTACGGCCGTCTGGGCACCTGGTTCTGGGGATTCGAGCAACAGCAGGTCGTCCCCGACATCGTGTGCGTCGCGAAAGCCATGGGCAACGGTCACCCCCTCGGCGCCGTGATCACGTCCAAGGCCATCGCCGCCAGATACCGCGACCAGGGGTACTTCTTCTCCTCCACCGGCGGCAGCCCCGTCTCCAGCATCGCCGGTCTCACCGTCCTCGACACCCTCCGTGACGAAGACCTCCAAGGCAACGCCGTACGCAACGGCCTCCGCCTCAAGAGCAGGCTGCAGACCCTCGCGCACCGCCACCGCGTCATCGGCGCCGTTCACGGCTCCGGCCTCTATCTCGGCGTCGAACTGGTCCGCGACCGGGCCACATTGGAACCCGCGACGGAGGAGACAGGCGAGATCTGCGACCGCATGCTCGAACTCGGCGTCATCGTTCAGCCCACCGGCGACCACCTCAACATCCTCAAGATCAAGCCGCCGCTGTGCATCGACTCCACCGCCGTCGACTTCTTCACCGACACCTTCGACCGCGCCCTCACCGAACTGGGCCACCACGACGGAAGCGATCACGCCCACTGA
- a CDS encoding Lrp/AsnC family transcriptional regulator — MDDIDRAILRELQTDGRIPYADLGPKVGLSASAARQRLQRLIDTKAVQVVGVTDPMAMGGQAMALLGLSVDGDPRAVADELSRHDEVVYTVLTAGTFDLFAEAVCRHPRDLLDFVNDVVRPIEGVTRVENFPYFGIHTHRFFWNVG; from the coding sequence TTGGACGACATCGATCGGGCCATCCTGCGCGAGCTGCAGACCGACGGTCGCATTCCCTACGCCGATCTCGGCCCGAAGGTCGGCCTGTCGGCGTCGGCCGCTCGGCAACGGCTGCAGCGGCTGATCGACACCAAGGCGGTGCAGGTCGTCGGTGTCACCGACCCGATGGCCATGGGCGGGCAGGCCATGGCGCTACTCGGGCTCAGCGTCGACGGCGATCCGCGAGCGGTGGCCGACGAGCTCTCACGCCATGACGAGGTCGTCTACACCGTCCTGACCGCCGGCACCTTCGACTTGTTCGCAGAGGCCGTCTGCCGGCATCCGCGTGACCTGCTGGACTTCGTGAACGACGTCGTGCGTCCCATCGAGGGCGTGACAAGGGTGGAGAACTTCCCCTACTTCGGGATTCACACGCACCGGTTCTTCTGGAACGTCGGCTGA
- a CDS encoding SDR family NAD(P)-dependent oxidoreductase, with protein MVAEGACVVLGATSERVHQRAAELGPAAVGVIADLTVDGASDALVQAALDRWGRVDVLVNNAGMTSVASGWDAGDDVADLSLADWETALSRNLTTAFLMCRAVVPIMRAAQYGRIVSIGSTTGTVSAMPGQATYTAAKAGLLGLSRALALEVVSYGVTVNVVAPCRDRLPAGVRGSGRRGGPDRTQCHTGRDRGLCHVSGARIGVVHHRIGTRGRWRARPSGDVAAAVSLVGLAAENL; from the coding sequence GCGCGACGTCCGAGCGGGTGCACCAGCGAGCGGCCGAGCTGGGGCCCGCCGCCGTCGGTGTGATCGCCGACCTCACCGTCGACGGGGCCTCGGACGCCCTGGTGCAGGCCGCGCTGGACCGCTGGGGCCGCGTCGACGTGCTGGTGAACAACGCCGGCATGACGTCCGTGGCATCGGGCTGGGACGCGGGCGACGACGTCGCCGATCTGTCTCTGGCCGACTGGGAAACGGCGCTGTCCCGCAACCTGACCACCGCTTTTCTGATGTGCAGGGCCGTGGTGCCGATCATGCGGGCTGCCCAGTACGGCCGTATCGTCTCGATCGGCTCCACCACCGGCACGGTCAGCGCGATGCCGGGGCAGGCCACGTACACGGCCGCGAAGGCGGGGCTGCTGGGGCTGTCCCGGGCGCTCGCTCTTGAGGTGGTGTCGTACGGCGTCACCGTGAACGTCGTGGCCCCCTGTCGCGACCGGCTCCCAGCTGGAGTTCGAGGCAGCGGCCGCCGCGGCGGGCCCGATCGGACGCAGTGCCACACCGGACGAGATCGCGGCTTGTGCCATGTTTCTGGCGCACGAATCGGCGTCGTTCATCACCGGATCGGTACTCGTGGCCGATGGCGGGCACGGCCTTCCGGAGACGTGGCCGCGGCCGTGAGCCTCGTGGGCTTGGCTGCCGAAAACCTCTGA